The following proteins are encoded in a genomic region of Blastopirellula marina:
- a CDS encoding phosphopantetheine-binding protein, translated as MTRLGLLFVAIVAVGCGSPAPPPAPLVPADSPEVVQVQEVVSEQIGLKPEEVGPELTFAELGADGLDFVSIVKQAEQDLGVSISVETLEKVTGVSDPKDMPATLTVRQFAEVMKTLKESGTDADPAAAESEPVKP; from the coding sequence ATGACGCGCTTGGGCCTTCTGTTTGTGGCAATTGTTGCCGTTGGTTGCGGATCCCCTGCCCCACCGCCAGCCCCGCTCGTACCGGCCGATTCACCGGAAGTTGTTCAGGTGCAAGAGGTGGTGTCGGAGCAGATTGGCCTGAAACCGGAAGAGGTCGGGCCGGAGCTAACTTTTGCCGAACTGGGGGCGGACGGACTCGATTTCGTTTCCATCGTGAAGCAGGCAGAACAAGACCTGGGAGTTTCGATCTCGGTTGAGACCTTGGAAAAGGTAACCGGTGTCAGCGACCCGAAGGATATGCCGGCCACACTAACGGTGCGTCAGTTCGCGGAAGTGATGAAGACACTGAAAGAGTCTGGCACCGACGCCGACCCGGCTGCCGCAGAGAGCGAACCGGTCAAGCCGTAG
- a CDS encoding peroxidase family protein has translation MKRLITQLSHRARRAKTSPAVQMLEERQLLAADLLSSLTRIELSPDDSNLSQLMRSQFAPWSIPTPGEEVRSIDGTGNNLANPELGSIGQQLLRIAPADYADGISAMAGEDRPSAREVSNQFSAQEEGTVGNARNLSALVYVWGQFLDHDITLSESGTTELAPIEVPTGDPSFDPTGSGNATIMFFRSLFDPTTGDSVDNPRQQYNEITAFIDGSQVYGSDQETADALRSFVGGRMLTSQGELLPIGEDGFFLAGDVRANENAALTALHTLFVREHNWWADQIAASDPSLSDEEIYQHARAIVIAEIQSITFNEFLSAILGEGVLPEYRGYDASVNPNIATEFSTAGYRLGHSLLNDDIEFFDDDGRPMGEEVALADAFFNPGIIMESGIDSMLKYVASSQSQELDGTVVDSVRNFLFGAPGAGGLDLASLNIQRGRDHGLADYNSVREAYGLERVTSFAEITTDVAVQQTLEELYGTVDNIDLWVGALAEDHVAGGSVGELTQAILVDQFTRLRDGDRFWYENSFSAQDAERIGRTSLSDIIQLNTTMTNLQDNVFFMSASVSGTVFADSNHSGDRPMPGASGMEGVQINLLNNEGLIVATTWTDARGYYRFNDFNETGDYQIQAMMPTAEGVVPHTVDMLISVGGESIRNVNFGQSPHHDRPNFGHPGHFRNCDRILAGDLLPHHLDDLIDQIVNNRSRSRRFAWWR, from the coding sequence ATGAAACGCCTTATCACACAACTGTCTCATCGTGCGCGCCGAGCAAAGACTTCCCCTGCGGTTCAGATGCTGGAAGAACGACAACTCCTGGCCGCGGACCTGCTGAGTAGCTTGACCAGAATCGAATTGTCTCCGGATGATTCCAACCTCTCGCAGTTGATGCGAAGTCAATTTGCTCCTTGGTCGATCCCGACGCCAGGGGAGGAAGTTCGCTCGATCGACGGGACCGGCAACAACCTGGCCAATCCCGAACTGGGCAGTATCGGCCAACAACTGCTGCGAATTGCACCGGCCGATTATGCCGACGGTATCTCGGCCATGGCAGGGGAAGATCGTCCCAGTGCACGCGAGGTCAGTAACCAATTCTCGGCACAAGAAGAAGGGACCGTCGGCAACGCGCGAAATCTCTCAGCGCTGGTTTACGTGTGGGGGCAATTCCTCGATCACGATATCACGTTGTCCGAGTCGGGGACCACGGAACTCGCTCCGATCGAAGTTCCCACCGGCGACCCCTCATTCGATCCGACCGGTTCGGGGAACGCGACGATCATGTTCTTTCGCTCGCTGTTCGATCCGACAACCGGCGACAGTGTCGATAATCCGCGTCAACAGTACAACGAGATCACCGCGTTCATCGACGGATCGCAGGTCTACGGTTCCGATCAGGAAACAGCCGATGCATTACGATCGTTTGTCGGTGGACGCATGCTTACTTCGCAAGGTGAATTGCTGCCAATCGGCGAAGATGGCTTCTTCCTGGCCGGTGACGTCCGGGCGAACGAGAACGCTGCATTGACCGCTCTGCACACGCTGTTCGTCCGGGAACACAACTGGTGGGCCGATCAAATCGCCGCCAGCGATCCTTCGTTGAGCGACGAGGAAATCTACCAGCACGCCAGAGCGATCGTGATCGCTGAAATCCAATCCATCACCTTCAACGAGTTCCTGTCAGCAATCCTAGGCGAAGGGGTCCTTCCCGAATACCGTGGCTACGACGCGTCGGTGAATCCCAACATAGCCACCGAGTTTTCGACCGCCGGATATCGCCTGGGACATAGCCTGTTAAACGACGACATCGAGTTCTTCGACGACGACGGTCGTCCAATGGGCGAGGAAGTTGCCTTGGCCGATGCGTTCTTTAACCCGGGCATCATCATGGAATCGGGAATCGATTCGATGCTCAAGTATGTCGCGTCGTCTCAGTCGCAAGAGTTGGACGGCACGGTCGTCGACAGCGTGCGGAACTTTCTGTTTGGTGCGCCTGGTGCAGGAGGGCTCGACCTGGCCTCGCTCAATATTCAACGCGGGCGAGATCACGGCCTGGCCGATTACAACTCGGTTCGCGAAGCCTACGGCCTCGAGCGGGTGACCAGCTTCGCCGAGATTACCACGGACGTAGCCGTTCAACAGACGCTCGAAGAATTATACGGTACGGTCGACAATATCGATCTGTGGGTCGGTGCATTGGCCGAAGACCATGTCGCTGGTGGCAGCGTCGGCGAATTGACTCAGGCAATTCTCGTCGATCAATTCACCCGACTGCGCGACGGAGATCGCTTCTGGTACGAGAACTCCTTCTCAGCGCAAGATGCGGAACGGATCGGACGAACGTCACTTTCCGACATCATCCAGCTCAACACGACCATGACCAACTTGCAAGACAACGTCTTCTTCATGTCGGCGTCTGTCAGTGGCACCGTTTTCGCTGATTCAAATCATTCCGGCGATCGTCCCATGCCAGGAGCTTCTGGCATGGAAGGCGTCCAGATTAACCTGCTGAACAACGAGGGCCTGATTGTTGCAACCACCTGGACCGATGCTCGCGGCTACTATCGCTTCAACGACTTCAACGAAACTGGCGATTATCAAATTCAAGCCATGATGCCAACCGCCGAAGGGGTAGTGCCGCATACGGTCGACATGCTGATCTCGGTCGGCGGGGAATCCATTCGGAATGTTAATTTCGGCCAATCGCCCCATCACGATCGTCCCAACTTTGGTCACCCCGGTCACTTTCGCAACTGCGACCGCATCCTGGCTGGTGACTTATTACCGCACCACTTGGATGACTTGATCGATCAAATCGTCAACAATCGAAGCCGATCGAGACGCTTTGCATGGTGGCGATAG
- a CDS encoding DUF1559 domain-containing protein, which translates to MNTLHANHRSQRGFTLVELLVVIAIIGILIALLLPAMRTSREAARRAQCMNNLKQFGLALHNYHDTHGSFPLGTGGSEGGFDTDSNQGRLSGLVALLPFIEQNALFDTIAMPQTYEGQAYPAMGPAPWVKEYEPWQTKIDAFRCPSNTFTDSGFSPTNYVFSIGDIATPIYGQTTPRGMFAPGLTTRYQDVTDGLVYTVMMSEVRTMGYAIDQSLSLLEKPIRCLSGEADQESDVDDVKLSERGRGYQWSDGGAGPALFNTILPPNSPSFAVGGAEAVDGYYSVSSSHPGGVQVLMGDASTDFILNDIDTGELTLPADKPREEGQNRFGVWGALGSIAGQDKS; encoded by the coding sequence ATGAATACGTTGCATGCCAACCACCGTTCACAGCGCGGCTTCACGCTGGTTGAACTGCTGGTCGTGATCGCGATTATCGGAATCTTGATCGCCCTGCTTTTGCCGGCAATGCGAACCTCGCGCGAGGCGGCGCGGCGGGCTCAGTGCATGAACAACTTGAAGCAGTTTGGCCTGGCCCTACACAACTATCACGACACCCACGGCTCGTTCCCGCTAGGAACCGGTGGAAGTGAAGGTGGCTTCGATACCGATAGTAACCAAGGACGCTTGAGCGGGCTGGTTGCCCTGTTGCCGTTCATCGAACAGAACGCCTTGTTTGATACGATTGCGATGCCCCAAACGTACGAAGGTCAAGCCTATCCGGCGATGGGCCCGGCGCCGTGGGTGAAGGAGTACGAACCTTGGCAAACGAAGATCGACGCGTTCCGGTGTCCTTCCAACACATTTACGGATTCTGGATTTTCCCCTACGAACTACGTCTTCTCGATTGGCGATATCGCAACGCCGATTTACGGTCAAACTACGCCACGGGGCATGTTCGCCCCTGGTCTTACTACCCGTTACCAAGATGTGACGGATGGCCTTGTCTACACGGTGATGATGAGCGAAGTTCGAACGATGGGTTATGCCATCGACCAGTCGTTAAGCCTGTTGGAAAAACCGATCCGCTGCTTGTCTGGGGAAGCGGACCAGGAAAGCGACGTAGACGACGTGAAACTTTCTGAGCGAGGACGCGGATACCAATGGAGCGACGGTGGGGCTGGGCCAGCGCTATTCAATACTATTTTGCCACCCAACAGCCCCAGCTTTGCGGTCGGTGGTGCGGAAGCAGTCGACGGATACTATTCGGTTAGCAGCTCTCACCCAGGTGGTGTTCAAGTGTTGATGGGAGATGCATCGACCGACTTCATTCTCAACGATATCGACACCGGCGAATTGACGTTGCCTGCCGACAAGCCGCGAGAAGAAGGACAAAACCGCTTCGGCGTATGGGGCGCACTGGGCTCGATCGCGGGACAAGATAAATCGTAA
- a CDS encoding DUF1559 domain-containing protein, giving the protein MTNSHQPRAGFTIRDLLMLTFFVAALLFCCVPWTQMGHREAYRRMQCTHNLKHLMLAMYNYHDTYRHLPAAMGGFGSAGDPSVRDANRLSGFVMVLPFLEQDFLYEQITSQGTAIPPPPWDQSFAPWQEQLEILTCPSAPRVESSLGRTNYAFSIGDVASDIHHLKEARGASAPGLCLGFRDMHDGLSNTIMLAEIGSPDWRYVPGNYAINIPAVVLDDPARCWKVLDEAKPKRAMYRSYRAAIPLHDLGRGYSWADGCAGPGLVNTILPPNGASCAVLGKEAVDGIYSAGSSHPGGVLVGLCDGSFRFIPETIDTGDLTQSPPQQEDIRKNAFSSPYGVWGALGSRDGQEKTDFDY; this is encoded by the coding sequence ATGACGAATAGCCACCAACCGCGGGCCGGGTTCACGATTCGGGACTTGTTGATGCTGACATTCTTTGTCGCGGCGCTGCTTTTTTGCTGCGTGCCCTGGACGCAGATGGGGCACCGGGAAGCTTATCGGCGGATGCAGTGCACCCACAACCTCAAGCATCTCATGCTGGCCATGTATAACTACCACGATACCTATCGGCACTTGCCCGCCGCGATGGGTGGCTTCGGGAGTGCGGGCGATCCATCGGTTCGCGATGCCAACCGATTGAGCGGATTCGTGATGGTACTTCCGTTCTTGGAGCAGGACTTCCTGTACGAGCAAATTACCTCGCAAGGGACCGCGATTCCGCCTCCTCCCTGGGATCAGTCGTTTGCGCCGTGGCAAGAGCAGCTCGAAATACTGACGTGTCCTTCGGCACCTCGTGTCGAGTCTTCCCTCGGACGAACCAACTATGCGTTTTCGATTGGCGATGTGGCCAGCGATATTCATCACTTGAAAGAGGCTCGCGGCGCGTCGGCGCCTGGGCTTTGTCTTGGCTTCCGAGATATGCACGATGGTTTGTCAAACACGATCATGCTGGCCGAGATCGGTTCGCCCGATTGGCGGTATGTGCCGGGCAACTATGCCATCAACATTCCAGCGGTCGTGCTCGACGATCCTGCACGCTGTTGGAAAGTGTTGGACGAGGCGAAACCGAAGCGAGCCATGTATCGCAGCTATCGAGCAGCGATTCCGCTTCATGATTTGGGACGGGGATACTCGTGGGCCGATGGTTGTGCTGGGCCAGGACTGGTCAACACAATTCTTCCCCCAAACGGTGCCAGCTGCGCGGTGCTGGGTAAGGAAGCGGTCGATGGGATTTACTCCGCCGGCAGTTCTCATCCAGGAGGTGTCCTGGTGGGGCTTTGCGACGGTTCGTTTCGTTTCATTCCCGAAACAATCGACACCGGGGATTTGACTCAATCGCCCCCTCAGCAGGAAGACATTCGGAAGAATGCGTTTTCCAGTCCATACGGTGTGTGGGGTGCGTTGGGAAGTCGTGACGGCCAAGAGAAGACAGACTTTGACTATTGA
- a CDS encoding DUF1559 domain-containing protein: MTISHTKHDFKKRIARRSGYSLRMLFAAIFLIGVLLLPLVSAINQARENARQLDCSGKLKQLLLAVHNYHDTYRRFPSAMGGTGIGGNENRLSGLVVLSPYMESSSFYIQIVDPSTYNGINYPAMGPAPWDKNYPPWHARIWWLKCPSAPDSSSDFGPTNYAFCIGDIASDIHHLKTARGMFAPGLFTKRDECTDGSSNTLAMAEIGTASDRFVPGQIATQMPATILQNPSLCLKTLGTRQAYYRDGIRLHPQGRGYNWADGAAGPGLFNTILPPNSPSCAVGGNDAVDGFYSAGSFHPDIVNVAFLDGSVQSMNDSIDTGDLKQSPPRENDYAESSFPSPFGVWGALGSRAGGDDTDDE, translated from the coding sequence ATGACGATTAGCCACACGAAACACGACTTCAAGAAACGAATAGCGCGACGCTCTGGCTACTCGTTGAGAATGCTTTTCGCCGCGATTTTCCTGATCGGTGTATTGCTACTGCCATTGGTATCGGCGATCAACCAGGCCCGCGAAAACGCTCGGCAACTTGATTGCAGCGGCAAGCTAAAGCAGTTGCTCCTTGCCGTCCATAATTATCATGACACCTACCGACGTTTTCCCTCGGCAATGGGTGGCACTGGCATCGGCGGAAATGAAAATCGGCTTAGTGGACTGGTCGTGTTGAGCCCCTACATGGAATCATCCTCGTTCTACATTCAAATCGTTGATCCATCTACCTACAATGGCATCAATTATCCGGCGATGGGGCCGGCACCTTGGGATAAGAACTATCCCCCGTGGCATGCTCGAATTTGGTGGCTGAAGTGCCCTTCTGCACCCGACTCTTCTTCTGATTTTGGGCCGACAAACTACGCGTTTTGCATCGGTGATATCGCCAGCGATATTCATCACCTGAAGACGGCTCGCGGCATGTTTGCTCCGGGGCTCTTTACCAAACGGGACGAATGTACCGATGGATCGTCAAACACGCTCGCCATGGCAGAGATCGGCACCGCCAGCGATCGCTTTGTGCCAGGGCAGATCGCGACACAGATGCCGGCGACCATTTTGCAGAACCCCTCGCTCTGTCTGAAAACGCTTGGGACGCGGCAAGCCTATTACCGAGATGGTATTCGCCTCCATCCTCAAGGGCGCGGTTACAACTGGGCGGATGGAGCGGCCGGACCTGGCCTGTTCAACACCATTCTGCCGCCGAATAGCCCTAGTTGCGCAGTCGGCGGTAACGATGCTGTCGACGGGTTTTACTCCGCCGGTAGTTTTCATCCTGACATCGTGAACGTCGCTTTCCTTGATGGTTCGGTCCAATCGATGAACGATTCAATCGACACCGGCGATTTGAAGCAGTCCCCTCCCCGAGAAAATGATTACGCAGAGTCTTCCTTCCCCAGCCCGTTTGGCGTCTGGGGAGCCCTGGGAAGCCGAGCCGGCGGGGACGACACCGATGACGAATAG